The DNA region GCTCGAATTTGGTGTCATCGCCCCCGTCCCCCCCGGCGAGATCTAACAAAGAGGAGACGGCACCTTTTAAATAGATGCAAGAAGCCGCAAGGCAGGCAACGGAAATCTCCACACACCCCGGACTCTTCTTTCCCCGTCGCCTTATCTACGAAGATAAGCCGCCCGCCGTGCGTTCCGAGAGCAATCAGATGTTCGCGGCCCACATTCGGCGGCGCGGAGACGCTCGTTTCCCGTCCGCGTCGGCGAGCTCGAGAACCTCTCGGCGACAATGCGTTCGGATTGGCCCCCGCGGAATGCGCCCTTGTTGTCTCGCTGCAGCTGGCAAGCAAAGCTTCAGAAATGGCTTCAGATCGTCTTTGACGCCGTTTCAGAGActcccaaaaaatatgtatgcggttttttttatttattccatCATTTTTGAAGTGTTGATGTTTCTGTTGCTAAATACACAGTTTAtaaatgatgattatttttagCTGGTTTAGGATGACAAAAGGGACGTTTTTATTTGGATTGCAATGTTTTGGTGTCCAAGCCGGGCCATCCGCTGGTACCGCAAGTCCCAGAATGCACTGCACTCCGTGTCGCATCAGTCCTTCTCTCCTCTGTGGGCAGTCGTCCCGCATCAGTGCTCACGTAGCTCATTCAAATCAAGTTCAAGCGGTCTTTTGATTTGGCGAATCAGTGGTTCCGAATGCAGATTCAGAGCACAAACACACGCTCTAAAGCGTtccatttttaatataattgcAAGGTGCTACGTGATGAATATTCTGACTGAGGGCGAAGAATCCCTAAAGTGCAGATCTCGCTTTCGCCGCAGGGTTTGTGATCCCATTTCTGAATAAGTGCATGATATTACAAACGTATTGTAAGGTCTCGTTTCTCGGCTCACCTTCGGCCGGTCCTCGGCGTCTCCGTGGTCCCGGCCCGGGGGCCACGCGCTGAGCTTTCCAACGGATTGGCAGTCTGGCGGAGGCAGAAcggactttttttaaaatgagggtGCCAGCAagaaacatttgacattttgaagCACGTAAAAATACTTGGTAAACAATTACTCTTGAGGTCTGATTCTGATGATCTGTCCTAAATGgatgactatttttttcccccaagctaTACAATTATTTGCCCAGCGTAGTCATAGACACACCCCGATTCCCTTTGTCATGGATGCCATTGTTGACTTTTTGATGTCCCGTGTAAGATACACTTCAGAACCGCACAAAGACCGCGAGGAAAGCCTCCCTGACGACAAAGATACTCTACATTCCCGCATTCGCCTGAAATTGAGGAAGAGCAAAGatctactttaaaaaaagaatcaggCCATTGAGTACATTTATGCGTCCAAACAGGGTACACACAGAGTACATTCCGATATGCTATCATCACGGGATCTGTCCTAAAGTATCTATCGTATCACATCTATGTTTCTTGGTTAATCAATACATGACAGTATCAAATGCTACCTAGCATGTTCCATCTTGATATTTCACCGACAACTTATGACACATTATTTGCAGAACAGATTCAAACTCATCGAACGGATGCCAGTAAtccaataatgaaatcaaaatcaaaacaattttgcaCTTGGAAATGATATTTAAAGTGTCACGATACCACGTTCAGGTGATCGAGTGCCACAATCCAACTGCCGTACTTGCCTGTGCACACTCAAGATGAACACATTTTGGATTAACATGAGAACGAATCACGATGAAATGTCAGATAAAATGTTTCCTCGAGATATTTCCCACGACCCAACTACGATAGAGACTGAGATTCCCCAAATACGATTTCAGTCTCATCGCACCCAAAAGGAGCTACCCCGATTGGAACGAACCCTGACCCACAATCGGAGGCCACTCGCAAGCCTTTGTATCGCCCTCGACTGACCTGCTGAGTGTCCGCTACCGCTGCTGGACAAAGAGCCGGGAGAATTCAGACCAGACGCTCGAAGGCTCCTTCTATCCACGCCGACTGgcctgccgccgccgctgccgccacCTCCTCCGGCATCCCCATACAGGTTGCTCCTCTGCTTGCGGAGCTCCTGCTCCCTCTCTTGAGCCTCCCGGATATCCTTCTCCACTTTAACGCCGTCTGCGAGGGAACGCAGCTTGAAGAATGGGTTCTCCTTGGGCGACATCTCCTCTGCCTCCAGCTCGAAATGGTGCCCCCCCGAAACGGACGAGAGGACATCAAGAGCTTCCGGATCAAGTCCGACGAGGCCGTCTACCTCTGCGGCGGTGTGGAGGTGCTTCTGTCCCGGGGCACTGGGGTCCTTCTCCAGAATGAGGACCTGGCAGGACAATCCCTCAGATAAGCCCGGTCCTCTAGGACCTCTTAGCTGCTCAGTACTCGGTCTCCCCTCTGAGCTTCTCACAGTGGACGCCTGTGACGAGGTCTCATCCCGGCTCTCCGAAGTGGAGCCGGCGCTGCTGCTGCTCCCACTGGACACGCTCAAAGGTGACTCACTGCGGTGGTTTTGAAACGCTTCAAAAAGCTGTTTCTTCTCTTTCAGTTTCCGAACCGTCCCCTTGTCGTAGAAACCGGGAACCTTCCCCATCTTGACCAGATCTTGTTCTCGGCCGACCTCCGCGTGGATCTCGTGTTGCATCATTTTACCCGCCAGCTCTCTGTCTATGCCGTGGAATTTCTCCGATTTGTCAACGACGGTCTGGTTGAGGACGGCTTTCATCAGGGGGATCTCGACGTACTCTGCAGATGCGTTTGGAAGCCCCCTGGACCTCCTCAGACTATGCTCTCGCTCGATGGCCCGCCTGATCTCCCTCTCAATTGGCGTCTCTTTGGGTAGAGTTTCTTGGGAGGCTGCGGTGACGTCTGCAGTGTTGCGTGGGGAGAAGTCTGCCGATAATCCGCTGTCGCTTTGGCTGTCCTCGGCTGAGTCATTCTCCATTCTGACGGGGTTAGAACACTCAGCGATGCCCTTGTTTCCCCTCTTCTCTTCCTCGACGTGAATGAATTCGGAAACTCTCACCGGCCCTTCACCTTGCTTTTGTCCAACCACCTCGTCCCCTCCAGGTCCACTGTGATTCTGCGCTCCTGTTTCGCTCTCCCCTTCCCCGTCTGTCAGGCTTTCTCTCACTGTGACAACACAGACGGAGCCTTTGAAAGCCGCCCCACCCCGATTGGCTGGCTCCATGGCAACGCCAGACAAAGGTGCAGAGTTCTGCCCGGGCACCTGTTGAGCAGTTTCCTGCTTTACTCTGTTGGGGGTGAGCTCTTGTTGACCTTGGCCAAGTACCCCCCCCTGCTGGCCGTCTAATGAAATCGCATTCGACTTTGGGTGTGTGGGGTGTGAGCCAGGAGAGGATTTGGAAGCGCACATGTTTGTTTCCTCTTCCACATCAGCAAAAGGAGGTGAACTAACatcaagcggaagcgggtgactGATACTCCGAGACGTCCTTAGAGAAAAGTCCGATACCAGAGAACTATCCTCACATCGGGAGAGTTGTTGCAGATTCTGGTGACATTCAGGAGAGCTGATGTCGTCATCACTGGACCACTCTGAGATCTCCACCTCCAAGCTGGAGAAATCCTCTTTTGGTTCAGGTTCTAGGAAAGCACCTTGACCAATCAGCTTCTTCAACTCATCAGGTTTCTCATCTTGGACGCATTCCGTCGAGATCTCTTCAGTTTGGCCGCGTCCCTGAACCACTTCAGTGTCCTCTTCTGGTCCTGCTCTGGGGAGCTCTGGCTCAAGCGCAGCGGAATCGAGGCTAGCGTCCACGTCGCGTTGGATCGGGCACTCTTGCTCGTCGGTGGGACCCCCTTGCTCTTGAAGGGActctgttgccatggtgacggcAATGAAGATCTTTTGATCTCAGTAAACACTAAAAGGACACAAAGAAGAGAGTGGAGTGCCACAGGGATCATTTCTGGTACACCAGGATTCCATCGCCAACAACACCATGACCAATGTTACCTCCAAGTATTTTACATAGTTTTACTCATTTGCGTAGCGCGTGATTACAGTTTTCGCTTTTTGTAGCTGCATGTAAAAGACCTCAGACACTGCGACCGATAAGATGTGGCGCTGCCGTGATGAAAGTCTCTCGCTCGATGAGGCATCGTCAGTGACTGAAAATCCAGCCAATGACACAGTaattgttgtcattttcttACTTTTTGTGCCAGCTCCGGCTGTGATATCGAGAGCTTGAATACGTGCTCAAGTTCTGTAGCCGACGACCCCCCCAGTCCATTGCGCATTGCAGGGTCCTCCAATGAGACGAAGTTGCCATCGCCGAGCCTTCCTCACTTTTTCATCCTTAATGACCGTCAACTTATTTTCACGTTCGTTGCCTCCAACGTGATATTGTTAGTCTGCATTAGTGCACTGGTGCAGTTCATAAACCCGCTTTAATCACTTTAAAGCCTGCTGGCAaaatgcgcgcacacacacaaacaaacacacacacacacacacttcttgtTTAGGGTAATTCCAGCGAGGTCAGattccaaatttcaaatttgggaTTAATCATTTTCGGGAATGAGCACCAGTGACCTGACATTGATTTGGGGAAAGTTGGCGAAAGCGAAGAACACACTTTACATGAGTACAACGTCAATGAAGTGGACTGGGAAgtaggaggggaaaaaatgtgtaaatttccacccatccgtttttttttttttagctgcttatcctcgcaagggtcacggggagtgctggggcctatctcaactgtcaacgggcaggaggcggggcacaccctgaactggtctcaccagtcaatcgcagggcacatcaagataaacagtcgcactcacaatcacaccttggggcaatttagagtgtccaattaatgttgcatgttttttggggaacagacaaactctacacaggtggatctgggattgaacccgggacctcagaactgtgagcccaacgctttaccagcggatccaccgttccacctatatgtaaatttaaaatttaaaaaaaaaaaaaaaaaaaaaacggtgaagATGGAAAAATACTACGTCCTGTTCCACTAATTAGGGCGTTAAAATAAAAGAgcttgttatattttttttctgaaagtttATTAACTTAGGTGGCAGGGtaggcagctggaaagcgttagcctcaaagttctgaggttccaggttcgatcctggacctgcctgtgtggagtttgcatgttctcaccgtgcctgcgtggcttttctccgggtgggcactccggtttcctcccacatcccaaaaaccattaattggacactctaaattgccccgaggtgttattgtgagtgcggctgtttgtctcgatgtgccctgcgattggctggcgaccggttcagggtgtaccccgcctcctgcccgttgacagctgggataggctccagcgctcccccgcgaccctcgtgaggataagcggctaagaaaatggacctAACTAGAGGTGACAAATAATCCCATCTCACCGATTCCACGGAAGATTCATTCCATTAGAAAAAGCAGCAATTGGGTTTTCCGCAGCGTGAGGATTTATTAAAATGCTCCTGTAACTTCAAATATGACACGCACTTCACAGTGAGTGTTATCATATCTAAGATGCACAAAGAGTCCACAAGAGACTGCCGATTAAAAAGCTCGTTACATAACACGCCCGTGCTTGCCTCATTATCCAAAAGGAGCGATTTATTTAGTCATCATCAGAACAGCAAACATTTTAacatcatgaaaaatacatcttgtGCAGGCGGCACCAATTCAACTTTAAATGAGGGCATTctgacaagggggggggggataaagcaaatttatggaaataaatgcACACTGATTTAGAGGACATAATTGCACACATAAAAGgcacagttttcatttttttaactatttcacTTACCGGTTAACAGGCACCAAAGTTGGTCTCGAACGCGCACGCCATCACGTCGGCGTGCACATCTGCGGCGCACAACGCTGACCGGCAATTACCGCCGAGCGCGGCGTGGCAAGAGGCTTTACTTTATTGCCGCTGTGGATTAAGAAATGataatccgtttttttttttgggggggggggggcgacacgTGTCGGTTTCACAGCGCTCGCACTTTCGCCTTCAGCAGGAAAAGTAGATGCAAAATGGAATTGATGACGAGAATATGACACCTGCTTCATGTaactacccccccccaaaaaaaaaaaaaatcacccccccAAGAGAAACCCTCCATTTGCCTTTCATGACCACAGCGTACAAAAGCAAAGCGGAGATCCTGAAgttctcaatgaaaaatgtatttttttgtgccacGGTAAACCCTCTTCCCATCACGTTCAAAGGAGTTGCAAAAACTACTCGGCAATTGATCACAGACAGTCTTGTTCTACTTTTTAACCATCTTGAGAGCCTTGAAAAATTGTAAGcaatatttaattaatatttaatgtGCATGCTttgataataaaatgaaaactttaatTGGAATAGaggaaaaaatgctcaaatgagGTCCACTTGTTGCTGTGTGTGTAGCTCACTCGTAACCTTTGAACAGGGGGGCCGGGccatagctgcttatcctcacgagggagtgccggagcctatcccagctgtcaacgggcaggaggcggggcacaccctgaactggttgccagccaattgcagggcacagagagcaacaacagtggcactcacaatcagacctacgggcaatttagagtgtccaattcatgttgcgtgtttttgggatgtgggaggaaaccggagtgcccacccggagaaaagccacgcaggcactgggagaacatgcaaactccacacaggcagggccgggactgaacccgggacctcagaactgtgaggccaacgctttaccagctgatccaccgcccATATCTATTGTCAtacatttacatgtattttcaacaaaaatcaaggACACTGATGTgcacaagttgtgtgcaaaactgctCATCGAACCCTTCATGGCAACTCTGCTGTAACTTCAactctttgaaaaatgtcaatgtcACGCCCACAGGAGGCATttcccagtcactcacatttgaaaaatgtacggtgtggtcagtcatgcccgcagatatagagttgcgggtgtgtgttctgattgtaattatgagtgtaccccctttaagagcggaggggggcggtgtcaggtaaactcggaagtagaagtaggctgagcagagcggatcggttttcatgtacgctgagagtgtgcagcaagtgcgcaattgcgcagcttcgagggaacattggtcaacactacacaaaataagtgacggcTGTCCATATCTGTGTATTTATACTCTTCTTGGTACtagactgtgcagatttgcgagtgcgatgacGCGCGGGCGCcatcgcgcccgtcaaatcacagagACTGATTTACCCAACTGTGACTGCTCGGGTCGTTAGCTACACACAGAAaattgtaaaagtgccattcatataaaactaaAGGGCTTATTAAggcgggggccacaaaatacGCCAGTTTGCATTTGACAATCGGGCCTGTGCCGAGCTGGACTGCAAATGATGGGAAATGCTGATTATCAGGGTTGGTGTGCGTACAGCCCACGTGTTGCCCGTTTGTCAGTACGCGCAACAGAAACAAACAGTAGACGCAGTTCTGTGTTGCAAATACTTTATTATCCACGGGGACACCATGCAGATGTGTTAGGGTGGCACCACTCAAACGTCTCCGCCGTTCTCGTCAGGACAAAGCTCCTCGCTGGGGTCCAGCCAAGCGGGCGGCGTCATGTTCAGACAGGCCGCCTGAGTGGCGAACTCCTCCCTCTCCTCCCGGGACACCTCCCTCCTCCTGCTGAACAGGTAAGCCCGCATCACCGTCTCGTCGTCCTTGTCGAAGCGCATCAGTATACAGTCGGCGCACGACGTGTAGAGGAAGGTCACGGTGACGTTGACGTCGTCCCGGAAGCGGAGGGTGCCGCCCTCCAGGGTCACGTTGTGGCTGCTGGCGTGACATTTCCCCTCCATGTGAACTCTGGCCGTGTAGGAGACGTCGCCGCCGGGGCCCACGCGGACGTCGACGCTGGCGCTGTCCCTCCGCTTGTAGTACGAAAGTTTCGCCGGGTCGACGAAAGCGCCCGAGACCAGGGCCCGGCGGCCGGCGAAGCGCCCGGCGTCCATCGCGTCCAGAGGCCGGGTGAGGTCTTCGCAGGTTAGGGGAGCGGAGCGGACTGCGGACCAGCAGGCGCAGGCGCAGGCCAACGCCGCCCACCCAACAAACGCGCTTGCCCCGTGCATGTTCTCGGCTGACTTTCCAATGTCGCTCGCAGGAGCGAGCGCTCTGCTTTTATCCTGGATTTTCACTTGTGCAACTCgaaaaactccacagaggcgtaCCGGACTATGACTCGTTGTTTACGCTCAATGAACCAAATATATTTctcaacatacaaaaaaaacaaaacaatcgtCTTTTCCAGCAGGACAATGTGTGGAGTGACAGATATGATCTGGTATAGGAGTGTCCAAACTTTGTGTCAAAACTGAACGGTTTATGTTTATGTAATCGTCTGTCCAAATACCGTcagtttcagaatcagaattagctttaattgccaagtatgtaacaacacacaaggaatttgcgGCCGTCGGTGCttccctggtatgacattcatgttATTACTGAgaggaacaaagaacaatagacgTGTAATTAATAGGAACGACAATATTCCTGATATGAGTCAGAGTTTATTTTCCGTTTAGAGCAATTAAGAGTGCCGGTGCAATGACGATTGTGCAAAGGGATCAGTCGAAAGCGACCGATCGCGCGATGgtctacagcacaggtgtcaaactctaggcccgggggccggatccggcccgccgcatgattttatgtggcccgcggaggcaaatgcTGTGTGTCAACTTCCGCGATTTTTGCACTTCACATcggtaagcagaagaagctcacAATGGGCGACGGTGTCGCGTCGAAAATCGTCACACCCcaacaaacagaatagcataactagcaaatcaTAAAACAGATGAAAGAATGagtcaagaaataattgacacaaaacatccgcttttaatgctatttacatgctggggcgggggggggggcgcaaagcatgctggatgAAAATACCTTTTAAAGTGCACGTTTTGCGTCAATGATTTCGTGAGTCATTCTTATATTATTTTGCTTGTTATACTATGGTGTAATAATTTGTTccaatgtgacaccgtgagtgtgtacatCATCGTCAGCGAAGGTGGTCacgttcttctgcttacagatgtgaaatgcaatcgATCCTCACTGcgtcgtgagcgccatcatatggtagcttttATCCGCACTAAAACACCTGCTGGCgtacatgctaacagtgtaacggGTGTGCTCAAATATTATACGTTGGTCAAGTCACACAACAGTTGTGCACAGAAGGTAGGCTGCCCAGTTTTGGGAAGAATTTAAACCTTTTAAGTGGagcttatggttgcaaaaatatggtaggtattatacatgggtatatTCATACTGCAACCATTTTTCACGGATTTTCATTATTCCCATGTAACCCCTGCAATAAACGGGGGAATGCTACATTTTTCACTCGGCACAGCACCAAAATATTTGGACTTGGTGGAgagccgcgtgattttatgtggcccgcggaggcaaatcacatgt from Syngnathoides biaculeatus isolate LvHL_M chromosome 9, ASM1980259v1, whole genome shotgun sequence includes:
- the misp3 gene encoding uncharacterized protein misp3 — translated: MATESLQEQGGPTDEQECPIQRDVDASLDSAALEPELPRAGPEEDTEVVQGRGQTEEISTECVQDEKPDELKKLIGQGAFLEPEPKEDFSSLEVEISEWSSDDDISSPECHQNLQQLSRCEDSSLVSDFSLRTSRSISHPLPLDVSSPPFADVEEETNMCASKSSPGSHPTHPKSNAISLDGQQGGVLGQGQQELTPNRVKQETAQQVPGQNSAPLSGVAMEPANRGGAAFKGSVCVVTVRESLTDGEGESETGAQNHSGPGGDEVVGQKQGEGPVRVSEFIHVEEEKRGNKGIAECSNPVRMENDSAEDSQSDSGLSADFSPRNTADVTAASQETLPKETPIEREIRRAIEREHSLRRSRGLPNASAEYVEIPLMKAVLNQTVVDKSEKFHGIDRELAGKMMQHEIHAEVGREQDLVKMGKVPGFYDKGTVRKLKEKKQLFEAFQNHRSESPLSVSSGSSSSAGSTSESRDETSSQASTVRSSEGRPSTEQLRGPRGPGLSEGLSCQVLILEKDPSAPGQKHLHTAAEVDGLVGLDPEALDVLSSVSGGHHFELEAEEMSPKENPFFKLRSLADGVKVEKDIREAQEREQELRKQRSNLYGDAGGGGGSGGGRPVGVDRRSLRASGLNSPGSLSSSGSGHSADCQSVGKLSAWPPGRDHGDAEDRPKVVHSSRHKTPLVHLWESGRVNGHNPQE